A single genomic interval of Christensenellaceae bacterium 44-20 harbors:
- a CDS encoding SMC family ATPase codes for MIPLSLRFAAFGPYEKEQSIDFTLFRQDGLFLISGPTGAGKTAILDAMTYALFGRSSGGGRGSFASMRCQYAKKDAQTFAEFTFEHKGKRYQFYRYLRPTRRKDLDGFEEMARAGELREDGALVPFAANMKKTAVDQYAASLLRLSYDQFRQIILLPQGQFERLLTADTEEKEKILRTLFGAEIWTQAAEWLNQQAGEMLAQARDLRSRRDAVLQSAGAGSVAALEERRETEAQELEKLQELSGQAAQALEQAQTRAAQARRLEEQFARMDKLTEERAALDGQAEEICRLRAKLERAEQAQRVLPVSEVCASAGREAEERSRSLTLAEEQMDSQKRQYAQAMAEYEKSKGQQAVLEELRQESAQLEQQADQAKALLQEKQLFLKLREDWTSANRETERTRQAMQENAQSQLALREEIAQLEETAQTEGHWSAQTARLENQLKERSRWEEICQRLEQAGQRLTQLKELEQKRADQAKRCEQAYERAYESYLGNAAQLVARGLHQGDTCPVCGGVFERPADMGEMEQVSREQLSACQKQQKAVQEALEECRREQAALEEQSRSLEERRQELEERLGLETESWQAEELAQAREAYRAAKQAAQSLKEARQRRAELERQAAAQQEGLSKAEELERQRREQLVSSKARIQAMRESFVLEIQPAELETQRKEKQEEIAQLQQAIERAQGWKERAQQELAVAKARHDSAAEEQEKAQAAHSLAKKSLQEALSAQGFADEQAFRAAQLSEESTAWCRRQIEDYAARMQAAEREEGVLGGLLAGQKRPELEQIVQQSRQAEEEAGQLREKCAEQRERLRALEGVLREAQNADALLQKKAPEADMLQNFSATLRGNKGIGIGRFVMGILLSAVTKEANRLLEGVHGGRYRLLRTREAVGQKRKAGLNFEVLDALSGENRSVQSLSGGEKFLLSLALCLGLSVFLQRQTGKVEIEAMFIDEGFGTLDSASIGEALDMLLSVKSSRRLVGIISHVAALSDTIACAVQVKKGERGSSLRVLA; via the coding sequence ATGATTCCGCTTTCGCTTCGGTTTGCGGCGTTTGGGCCGTATGAAAAAGAACAGAGCATCGATTTCACGCTCTTCCGCCAGGATGGGCTGTTCCTCATCAGCGGGCCGACCGGCGCGGGAAAGACCGCCATTTTAGATGCCATGACCTACGCCCTGTTTGGCAGAAGCAGCGGCGGTGGGCGGGGCAGTTTTGCCTCCATGCGCTGCCAGTATGCCAAGAAGGATGCGCAGACCTTTGCTGAGTTTACCTTTGAGCATAAGGGCAAGCGCTACCAGTTTTACCGATATCTCCGGCCCACGCGCAGGAAAGACCTGGATGGATTTGAGGAGATGGCCAGAGCGGGTGAACTGCGGGAGGACGGCGCGCTGGTTCCGTTTGCGGCGAATATGAAAAAGACAGCGGTGGATCAGTATGCGGCATCGCTTTTGAGACTCTCTTACGATCAGTTCCGGCAGATTATTCTCCTGCCCCAGGGGCAGTTTGAACGCCTGCTGACGGCGGATACGGAGGAGAAAGAAAAAATTCTGCGCACGTTGTTTGGCGCAGAGATTTGGACGCAGGCCGCGGAGTGGCTGAATCAGCAGGCGGGCGAGATGCTGGCGCAGGCCAGAGATTTGCGCAGCCGGCGGGATGCAGTTTTGCAAAGCGCAGGCGCAGGCAGCGTTGCCGCGCTGGAAGAACGGCGGGAAACGGAGGCGCAGGAGCTCGAAAAACTGCAGGAGCTTTCGGGGCAGGCGGCGCAGGCATTGGAGCAGGCCCAGACCCGGGCGGCGCAGGCAAGGCGGCTGGAGGAACAGTTTGCCCGGATGGACAAGCTGACGGAAGAGAGGGCAGCTCTTGACGGGCAGGCGGAGGAGATCTGCCGCCTGCGCGCCAAGCTGGAAAGAGCAGAGCAGGCCCAGCGTGTTTTGCCTGTTTCTGAGGTGTGTGCTTCTGCCGGGCGCGAGGCAGAGGAGCGCAGCCGCAGTTTGACGCTGGCGGAAGAGCAGATGGACAGCCAAAAGCGGCAGTATGCGCAGGCTATGGCGGAGTATGAGAAGAGCAAAGGGCAGCAGGCAGTTTTGGAAGAACTGCGGCAGGAGAGCGCGCAGCTAGAACAGCAGGCGGATCAGGCAAAAGCTCTTTTGCAGGAAAAACAGCTGTTTTTAAAACTGCGGGAAGATTGGACGAGCGCAAACCGGGAAACCGAGCGCACCCGTCAGGCGATGCAGGAAAATGCCCAAAGCCAGCTTGCCTTGCGCGAAGAGATCGCCCAGCTGGAGGAAACCGCGCAGACCGAGGGGCACTGGAGCGCCCAAACCGCGCGGCTGGAAAACCAGCTGAAGGAGAGAAGCCGCTGGGAGGAGATCTGCCAAAGGCTGGAACAGGCCGGGCAGAGGCTGACACAGCTAAAAGAATTGGAGCAAAAGCGTGCAGACCAGGCAAAGCGCTGCGAACAAGCATACGAGAGAGCATATGAGAGCTATCTTGGCAATGCGGCACAGCTGGTGGCCAGGGGGCTGCATCAGGGGGACACCTGCCCGGTTTGCGGCGGCGTCTTTGAGCGCCCGGCGGATATGGGCGAGATGGAGCAGGTGAGCAGAGAACAGCTGAGCGCCTGCCAGAAACAGCAAAAAGCAGTGCAGGAGGCGCTGGAGGAATGCAGGCGCGAACAGGCGGCCTTGGAGGAGCAGAGCCGTTCTCTGGAGGAGCGCAGGCAGGAGCTGGAAGAGCGGCTTGGCTTGGAGACGGAAAGCTGGCAGGCGGAGGAGCTTGCACAGGCGCGGGAAGCATACCGGGCGGCCAAACAGGCGGCGCAGAGTTTAAAAGAGGCGCGGCAGAGAAGGGCAGAGCTGGAAAGACAGGCGGCGGCACAGCAAGAGGGTCTAAGCAAAGCGGAAGAGCTCGAGCGGCAGCGGAGGGAACAGCTCGTGAGCAGCAAAGCCCGCATTCAGGCAATGCGCGAGAGCTTTGTTTTGGAAATACAGCCGGCCGAGCTGGAAACTCAGCGCAAAGAGAAACAGGAGGAGATTGCGCAGCTGCAGCAGGCCATAGAGCGGGCACAAGGATGGAAGGAGCGCGCACAGCAGGAGCTGGCCGTCGCAAAAGCCCGGCACGATTCTGCCGCGGAGGAGCAGGAGAAGGCGCAGGCGGCGCACTCTTTGGCAAAGAAGAGCCTGCAGGAGGCGCTCTCTGCCCAGGGATTCGCAGATGAGCAGGCTTTTCGGGCGGCACAGCTTTCGGAAGAGAGCACTGCGTGGTGCCGGCGGCAAATAGAGGACTATGCCGCAAGAATGCAGGCGGCCGAGCGGGAGGAGGGAGTGCTCGGCGGGTTGCTGGCGGGGCAGAAGCGCCCTGAGCTGGAACAAATTGTACAGCAGAGCAGGCAGGCAGAGGAAGAGGCCGGGCAGCTGCGGGAAAAATGCGCAGAACAGCGGGAGCGCCTGCGCGCGCTGGAGGGCGTGCTGAGGGAGGCGCAAAACGCAGATGCACTTTTACAGAAAAAAGCCCCCGAAGCGGATATGCTGCAAAACTTCTCGGCAACCCTGCGGGGCAACAAGGGCATCGGAATCGGCAGGTTTGTCATGGGGATCCTGCTCTCTGCCGTGACCAAGGAGGCCAATCGTTTGCTGGAAGGCGTGCACGGGGGAAGATACCGCCTGCTGCGCACCCGGGAGGCTGTGGGGCAAAAGCGCAAAGCTGGGCTGAATTTTGAAGTGCTGGATGCGCTCTCCGGCGAAAACCGGAGCGTGCAGAGCCTTTCCGGCGGCGAGAAATTTCTGCTCTCCCTGGCGCTCTGCCTGGGGCTTTCCGTGTTTTTGCAGCGCCAGACGGGCAAGGTGGAGATAGAAGCCATGTTTATCGATGAGGGCTTTGGCACGCTGGACAGCGCCTCCATTGGCGAAGCGCTGGATATGCTGCTCTCGGTCAAAAGCTCCAGGCGGCTGGTCGGCATTATCTCGCATGTGGCGGCGCTTTCCGATACCATCGCCTGTGCTGTTCAGGTGAAGAAAGGTGAGCGGGGAAGCAGTCTGCGCGTTCTGGCTTAA
- a CDS encoding DUF885 domain-containing protein → MKTLRRTTALLLSLLLAFAAAGCAAKPEQVQAQFDAFLAEELRSALESDYLSMHILAFDPQTYGIDREKVPVSLGERDILQSREAAREELKGSIKKLKSFPRAKLTPNQQDTYDIYLFYLEAQQLLAQKKFDYLGSTFSEIGEYTQLPTMFADYRFYSERDIADLITLIWDTRDYMGGQIAFAKQQQEKGTLCMDCDAVIEYCEGIVQEGEQSAVLASMQESIRAMELDDGQEQEYLRQLKEAFLSSFLPAYQDIADAARELKAQGAGFKSLAEMPNGKQYYEALLQYNVGTKTSAKEFTAQMEEALEAQMGELYAVLSKEGVAERYLETGLELSTSYTDFAKMLEDLEQRIAEHFPSVGKVDYTVETIAPALAVETIGAYFNIPSLDGGEPELIKVNTTSTSSAISSLETFMTVAHEGFPGHLYQYAYMRKNLADQPLRQVATLSGYTEGYAKYIESLAARYAGVDEDLADLYCSNALCAGYMTVLADIGIHYEGWSREQVLEFMQDYGLDEQYFEEAYHQLVNNPGIFLPYFGGQMQFAKLRAKAEQALGENFDEIAFHDLILRYGAPSFDFLDQKLELYLEQEQRAAA, encoded by the coding sequence TTGAAAACACTGAGAAGAACAACAGCGCTTTTGCTTTCTTTGCTTTTGGCATTTGCGGCGGCAGGATGCGCGGCGAAGCCCGAGCAGGTGCAGGCGCAGTTTGACGCTTTTTTAGCGGAAGAGCTGAGGAGCGCTCTGGAATCGGATTATCTTTCCATGCATATTCTGGCGTTTGATCCGCAGACGTATGGCATCGATCGGGAAAAAGTTCCGGTCAGCCTGGGGGAGCGGGATATCCTGCAATCCAGAGAGGCCGCGCGGGAAGAGCTGAAGGGGAGCATCAAGAAGCTGAAATCCTTCCCCAGAGCCAAGCTGACGCCAAATCAGCAGGATACCTATGATATTTACCTGTTCTATCTGGAGGCGCAGCAGTTGCTTGCGCAGAAAAAGTTCGACTATTTGGGAAGCACCTTCTCGGAGATTGGGGAATACACCCAGCTTCCGACGATGTTTGCCGATTACCGCTTTTACAGCGAGCGGGATATTGCGGATCTCATCACGCTGATTTGGGATACCCGCGATTATATGGGCGGACAAATCGCCTTCGCAAAGCAGCAGCAGGAAAAGGGAACGCTCTGCATGGACTGCGATGCCGTGATCGAATACTGCGAAGGCATCGTGCAGGAGGGCGAGCAGAGCGCCGTGCTGGCTAGCATGCAGGAAAGCATTCGGGCCATGGAGCTGGATGACGGGCAGGAACAGGAGTATCTGCGCCAGCTGAAGGAGGCGTTCCTCTCCTCTTTCCTGCCGGCTTATCAGGATATCGCCGATGCCGCCAGAGAGCTGAAGGCGCAGGGCGCCGGGTTCAAATCCCTGGCGGAAATGCCCAATGGAAAGCAGTATTACGAGGCGCTTTTGCAGTATAACGTCGGGACGAAAACCTCTGCCAAGGAGTTCACGGCGCAGATGGAGGAGGCCCTGGAGGCACAGATGGGAGAGCTCTATGCGGTTTTGAGCAAAGAGGGCGTGGCAGAGCGGTATCTGGAAACTGGCCTGGAATTATCCACATCCTATACCGATTTTGCCAAAATGCTGGAGGATTTGGAGCAGAGGATCGCAGAGCATTTCCCGAGCGTCGGCAAGGTAGACTACACGGTGGAGACCATTGCGCCGGCGCTGGCCGTGGAGACCATTGGCGCATATTTTAACATCCCATCCCTGGACGGAGGAGAGCCGGAGCTCATCAAGGTGAATACCACGAGCACATCCTCCGCTATCTCTTCTTTGGAGACGTTCATGACCGTCGCGCACGAGGGATTCCCGGGGCATCTCTACCAATACGCCTATATGCGCAAAAATCTGGCGGATCAGCCTCTGCGGCAGGTGGCGACGCTCAGCGGATATACCGAGGGCTATGCGAAATATATCGAGAGCCTGGCGGCGCGCTATGCCGGAGTGGATGAGGATCTGGCGGATCTCTACTGCTCAAACGCGCTTTGCGCCGGCTATATGACGGTTTTGGCCGATATTGGGATTCACTATGAGGGCTGGAGCAGGGAGCAAGTGCTCGAGTTTATGCAGGATTACGGACTGGATGAGCAGTATTTTGAGGAAGCCTATCATCAGCTCGTCAATAATCCCGGCATTTTCCTTCCTTATTTTGGAGGCCAGATGCAGTTTGCCAAGCTGCGCGCCAAGGCCGAGCAGGCGCTGGGAGAGAATTTCGACGAGATTGCCTTCCACGATCTGATTCTGCGGTATGGAGCGCCTTCCTTCGATTTCCTCGATCAAAAGCTGGAACTGTATTTGGAGCAGGAACAGCGCGCGGCCGCATAG
- a CDS encoding immune inhibitor A domain-containing protein produces MKGKRRGALIRCIAFLLCACFFAALMPAAPAKAAAKNQGTLANLVVCIRFSDSDDAHDIFANAEHWEKVMGMYDTADDSFKNYIKAISDQKLTINNIFPQQTQKDGKTICAALRLDKNADYYKSNESAMVQEVILAVQEGRIALGGEKLDYREPGVLDNLTIIVQGSASSMSDGFWPHSTVYSGYEKMDGVLVRGYNLLNSDTLIRTLTSSVNVSGAQGTITHEFLHTLGLPDLYRSSGGSPVGRWSIMASTLCYLQYPLEYCREMLGWIQIPEITKSGTYTIRVASGKDKWGGAYPTALKLKTPQSDSQFFVVEYRRKQAGATFDSYIPSSGLLMYRVDESISDRSNYRGENYIYVFRPDVTDPEKAEDMSGTTYLSENAALDIEKGETSYGSTDLNAPFTENTLYYPGGKNSGIAISNAHYSEDGELLIFDVEFADTSGEEYWQQYGQAMGGMKGAGASLAMGDDGTLYAASCGSDGKLRLMQSRNGNNWTQVTTLGGVEALPDAALKWYQGSLYLGVMLSGSKPAAYRLTNGTWKQLWVSSETYAMQPQWLEHQSTLYLGYVKSGTKALALQKIAGSGAALPNLTVGSYLTNPALCSWNGKVFAVYSDFMSSKNTTKVAVCSGGKWSEVLDTGITAGKLHAAASNSSQLALIAGNDAGVDKLFLYDGKQWKSEDAAFARGALEVQMFYYGNDLYASHIDKNRQMALQKRTSSGWKQVGKPIAAPVDSSASDVIFAKGVCYAAYVAQGTQNLLVRFHKLDPPSGGVVDPPKPKDDYTVSLTLAGTPSNSKIYIDGRAYQAQRSGSTLKVTLSNGRARTATYYETNASGVPTGMQVWLLSFSGGKYTAQRQDALKDLLTYHGFSIRISGDTGIRFKTGISESTKGALLGGGLNGFRLQEYGTLVMMQENINKGYAFVLGGDKVASGRSYWKQNGAVNDRVFETVQGRQRFTSVLVRLPAERYKTEFAFRGYIILQKDGQSYTIYGPPMAKSIYSIAQQLIARHDYAVGSPEDRFLRKIITDAR; encoded by the coding sequence ATGAAAGGCAAAAGACGCGGCGCTCTCATCCGCTGTATTGCGTTTTTGCTCTGCGCCTGCTTTTTTGCAGCGCTGATGCCGGCAGCCCCGGCCAAAGCAGCGGCAAAAAATCAGGGGACGCTGGCCAATTTGGTGGTCTGCATCCGGTTCAGCGACTCGGACGACGCCCATGATATTTTCGCAAATGCCGAACACTGGGAAAAAGTGATGGGCATGTACGATACGGCGGACGACTCCTTTAAAAACTATATCAAGGCGATTTCTGACCAGAAGCTTACCATCAACAACATCTTCCCCCAGCAGACGCAGAAAGATGGAAAAACCATCTGCGCGGCACTGCGGCTGGATAAGAATGCGGATTACTATAAAAGCAACGAAAGCGCGATGGTGCAGGAAGTGATCCTGGCGGTTCAGGAGGGCAGAATCGCGCTGGGCGGGGAGAAGCTGGATTACCGGGAACCGGGTGTGCTGGATAACCTGACGATCATCGTCCAGGGTTCTGCATCCAGCATGAGCGACGGTTTCTGGCCGCACAGCACAGTTTACAGCGGCTATGAGAAAATGGACGGCGTTTTGGTGCGCGGCTATAATCTCTTAAATTCAGATACGCTGATTCGCACACTCACGTCCAGCGTCAATGTTTCGGGCGCGCAGGGGACCATCACGCATGAATTCCTGCACACGCTGGGGCTGCCGGATCTGTATCGCAGCAGCGGCGGATCGCCGGTTGGGCGCTGGAGCATCATGGCCTCGACGCTCTGCTATTTGCAGTATCCGCTGGAATATTGCCGGGAGATGCTTGGCTGGATTCAAATTCCGGAAATCACAAAATCCGGGACATATACCATTCGCGTCGCCAGCGGGAAAGATAAATGGGGCGGCGCTTACCCAACGGCTCTTAAACTGAAGACACCGCAGTCCGACAGCCAGTTCTTCGTGGTGGAATACCGCAGAAAGCAGGCTGGCGCGACGTTCGATTCCTATATCCCAAGCAGCGGGCTGCTCATGTACCGGGTGGATGAATCGATATCAGACCGCAGCAATTACCGCGGAGAGAACTATATCTATGTCTTCCGGCCGGATGTTACGGACCCGGAAAAGGCGGAGGATATGAGCGGCACAACCTATCTCAGCGAGAATGCGGCGCTGGATATTGAAAAGGGCGAGACTTCCTATGGCAGCACGGATTTGAATGCGCCGTTTACGGAGAACACGCTCTATTATCCCGGCGGAAAAAACAGCGGTATTGCGATTTCCAATGCGCACTATTCGGAAGATGGGGAACTGCTCATCTTTGACGTGGAGTTTGCAGATACGAGCGGCGAGGAATACTGGCAGCAGTATGGGCAGGCCATGGGCGGCATGAAAGGCGCGGGCGCTTCCCTGGCAATGGGGGACGATGGCACACTTTATGCGGCTTCCTGCGGCAGCGATGGAAAGCTGAGGCTCATGCAAAGCAGGAATGGCAATAACTGGACGCAGGTTACGACGCTGGGCGGGGTGGAGGCGCTTCCCGATGCCGCGCTGAAATGGTATCAGGGCTCGCTCTACCTGGGCGTTATGCTAAGCGGCTCCAAGCCGGCGGCATACCGGCTGACGAACGGCACGTGGAAGCAGCTTTGGGTTTCCTCTGAGACTTATGCGATGCAGCCGCAGTGGCTGGAGCATCAAAGCACACTCTATCTGGGCTATGTGAAAAGCGGAACCAAGGCGCTGGCTCTGCAAAAAATTGCGGGGAGCGGGGCTGCGCTGCCAAACCTTACGGTGGGCAGCTACCTCACCAATCCCGCGCTTTGCAGCTGGAACGGAAAAGTCTTCGCGGTTTACAGCGACTTTATGTCCAGCAAGAATACGACCAAAGTTGCCGTGTGCAGCGGGGGCAAGTGGAGTGAGGTTTTGGATACGGGGATTACCGCTGGCAAGCTCCATGCGGCGGCATCAAACTCTTCCCAGCTGGCGCTCATTGCGGGAAACGATGCTGGAGTGGATAAGCTGTTCCTCTATGATGGGAAACAGTGGAAGAGCGAGGATGCGGCATTTGCGCGCGGGGCGCTGGAAGTGCAGATGTTCTATTATGGAAACGATCTCTATGCAAGCCATATCGATAAAAACCGGCAGATGGCTCTGCAAAAGAGGACGTCCAGCGGATGGAAACAGGTGGGCAAGCCGATCGCGGCGCCTGTGGACAGCTCGGCTTCGGATGTGATCTTTGCAAAAGGAGTCTGCTATGCGGCTTATGTCGCGCAGGGAACGCAAAACTTGCTGGTTCGTTTCCATAAGCTGGATCCTCCCAGCGGCGGCGTGGTAGACCCGCCAAAGCCAAAAGATGACTATACCGTTTCGCTGACGCTGGCCGGAACGCCCAGCAATTCCAAAATCTATATAGATGGGCGCGCATACCAGGCACAGCGCAGCGGCAGTACGCTCAAAGTTACCCTATCGAATGGGCGTGCCAGGACGGCCACATATTATGAGACCAATGCCAGCGGAGTTCCTACGGGCATGCAGGTTTGGCTGCTTTCCTTCTCCGGCGGCAAATATACCGCGCAGAGGCAGGATGCCCTCAAAGATTTGCTGACGTATCACGGTTTTTCCATTCGGATCTCCGGCGACACAGGCATCCGCTTTAAAACAGGGATTTCAGAGAGCACCAAGGGCGCTTTGCTTGGCGGCGGCCTGAACGGTTTCCGTTTGCAGGAATACGGAACGCTAGTCATGATGCAGGAGAATATCAACAAGGGATATGCCTTTGTGCTGGGCGGCGATAAAGTGGCGTCTGGGCGCAGTTACTGGAAGCAAAACGGCGCCGTGAACGACCGTGTGTTCGAGACGGTTCAGGGGCGGCAGCGCTTTACTTCGGTTCTGGTGCGCCTGCCTGCCGAGCGCTATAAAACGGAGTTTGCGTTCCGGGGATATATCATTTTGCAGAAAGACGGGCAGAGCTATACCATCTATGGGCCGCCCATGGCAAAAAGCATTTATTCGATTGCGCAGCAGCTCATCGCCCGGCACGATTATGCTGTGGGCTCGCCGGAAGATCGGTTTTTGCGTAAAATCATTACAGATGCCAGATAG
- the spoIID gene encoding stage II sporulation protein D, whose protein sequence is MRNGAYRRRTNRVGVGKQQVNSARGSQPARFAPNKLSIAPKQAILWGAILLLLLSIAIGTGGKRKEQAPLSAVVKSNDVSAEEQPPDAAQSQAVMLKVCVEGRLEEMELEEYILRVVSAEMPASYDLEALKAQAVAARTYTLRKKLGGGCKKIEGAEICSDHTHCQAYCSEEDMKKKWGNDYETYHGKIAQAVSQTAGQVLVYDGQPISALYFSSSGGMTESSEHVFGGQVPYLQSVSSPGESDYAGAQTKKEFSYAEAAALIAEQYPEAKITAQNAKTAISILSRYESGRVENLKLGETAISGVKARQLFGLRSANFSISFGADKMTFETVGYGHGVGMSQAGANAMGKEGKNYREILLHYYTGVALGSVSDFLE, encoded by the coding sequence ATGAGAAACGGAGCTTACAGAAGAAGGACAAACCGGGTTGGGGTCGGCAAACAGCAGGTAAACTCTGCGCGCGGCAGTCAACCGGCGCGCTTTGCGCCAAATAAGCTAAGCATCGCCCCAAAGCAGGCGATTCTATGGGGCGCGATTCTGCTTTTGCTTTTGAGCATTGCCATTGGAACGGGAGGAAAGAGGAAAGAGCAGGCGCCGCTTTCGGCGGTGGTCAAATCAAACGACGTCTCTGCGGAGGAACAGCCTCCGGATGCGGCGCAAAGCCAGGCTGTGATGCTCAAGGTCTGTGTGGAAGGCCGGCTGGAGGAGATGGAGCTGGAGGAATATATCCTGCGCGTCGTCTCTGCGGAAATGCCAGCCTCCTATGATCTTGAGGCGCTCAAGGCGCAGGCGGTTGCCGCGCGCACCTATACGCTGCGCAAAAAACTGGGCGGCGGCTGCAAAAAAATAGAGGGCGCGGAGATCTGCTCGGACCATACGCATTGCCAGGCCTATTGCTCGGAAGAGGATATGAAGAAAAAATGGGGCAATGACTACGAAACCTATCATGGAAAAATCGCGCAGGCTGTCTCCCAGACGGCCGGCCAGGTTCTCGTCTATGATGGGCAGCCCATCAGCGCGCTGTATTTTTCCTCCAGCGGCGGGATGACGGAATCCTCCGAGCATGTATTTGGCGGGCAGGTGCCCTATCTTCAGAGCGTCTCCAGCCCGGGCGAAAGCGATTATGCGGGCGCGCAGACCAAAAAGGAGTTTTCCTACGCAGAGGCTGCGGCGCTCATCGCCGAGCAGTACCCGGAGGCTAAAATCACCGCGCAAAACGCAAAAACCGCTATTTCCATTCTCTCGCGCTATGAGAGCGGCAGGGTGGAAAACTTAAAGCTCGGAGAGACGGCAATATCCGGCGTCAAGGCGCGGCAGCTCTTCGGCCTGCGCTCGGCCAATTTTTCCATCAGCTTTGGGGCGGACAAAATGACGTTCGAGACGGTCGGCTATGGGCATGGCGTAGGGATGAGCCAAGCGGGGGCGAACGCCATGGGAAAAGAGGGAAAAAATTACCGGGAGATCTTGCTGCATTATTATACGGGAGTTGCCCTGGGCAGTGTTTCGGATTTTCTCGAATAA
- a CDS encoding M23 family metallopeptidase, translating into MKKHGIYFVVAVCIMAVGTIGYLAVSSKDTPKEQGGQSVQKQQSPTLEEQMKSASPSVAPSPAQPSASASEQAKPQESKAATSANQGKVYLQMPLKGEITRAFSGDDLVYNETMNLWATHNGIDISAAEDDEVKAAMAGTVKRAEADNILGHVVIIEHSGNQRTIYAGLEELSVKEGDKVNAGQKIGKAGTPPFEQKDGVHLHFEYEKNGEFIDPVSAMEK; encoded by the coding sequence ATGAAAAAACACGGCATTTATTTTGTCGTAGCGGTATGCATTATGGCTGTGGGAACGATTGGCTATTTGGCAGTCTCCTCGAAGGATACGCCGAAGGAACAAGGCGGGCAGAGCGTCCAGAAACAACAGTCGCCGACGCTTGAGGAGCAGATGAAAAGCGCCAGCCCGTCCGTCGCCCCTTCGCCGGCGCAGCCTTCTGCTTCTGCCAGCGAGCAGGCAAAACCGCAGGAGAGCAAAGCGGCAACCAGCGCAAACCAGGGCAAGGTTTATTTGCAGATGCCCCTCAAGGGCGAAATTACCCGGGCATTTTCCGGCGATGATCTGGTCTATAACGAGACCATGAACCTTTGGGCGACGCACAACGGCATCGATATTTCGGCAGCCGAGGATGATGAAGTCAAGGCGGCGATGGCCGGGACGGTCAAACGCGCCGAGGCGGATAACATTTTGGGCCATGTCGTCATCATTGAGCATTCGGGCAATCAGCGGACGATCTATGCCGGGCTGGAAGAACTGAGCGTCAAGGAAGGCGATAAAGTCAACGCCGGCCAGAAGATTGGCAAAGCGGGAACCCCGCCCTTTGAGCAAAAGGACGGCGTGCATTTGCACTTTGAATATGAGAAGAACGGCGAATTTATCGATCCGGTTTCCGCGATGGAAAAATAG
- a CDS encoding exonuclease SbcCD subunit D has protein sequence MRILHTSDLHLGISLMGRSLLEHQRYLIEELAKTVRQERIDAVLISGDLFDRSVVAAEVIELYNELATRLCIGQGVKVFAIAGNHDGAERLASCSALLEQAGLYVAGRLREGPRHIRLEQRGEAVNFFLLPYFNPDEVRSLTGKPARDMQEALQILLADWMPAPVPEERNILLAHLFVRGGVTAGSDRTAVIGGAAVVGAQSMEAFDYVALGHLHAPQKVGKNAYYSGTPLPYSFSEKDHQKHFLVLDTEDLSLGEIPIQAPYCLREERGTLEALKKQAEDHPSQDYLRLEVTDARIAKEDYELFRSAYPNLLLAYSSAYAPGEEAALSPEQVEQLSAEAILQEFLQEQESRDPSQEEVQWFLRAMEQAEKGALL, from the coding sequence GTGAGAATACTGCATACCTCTGATCTTCATCTTGGGATCAGCCTAATGGGCAGAAGCCTACTGGAGCATCAGCGCTATCTGATAGAAGAGCTGGCAAAAACCGTCCGGCAGGAACGGATCGATGCTGTGCTCATCAGCGGCGATCTGTTCGATCGCTCGGTGGTGGCGGCGGAAGTGATCGAGCTGTATAACGAGCTGGCCACTAGGCTCTGCATCGGGCAGGGCGTGAAGGTGTTTGCCATAGCGGGCAACCACGACGGCGCAGAGCGGCTGGCGTCCTGCAGTGCACTGCTGGAGCAGGCAGGGCTGTATGTTGCCGGGCGCCTGCGGGAGGGCCCGCGCCATATTCGGCTGGAACAGAGGGGAGAAGCGGTCAACTTCTTTTTGCTGCCCTATTTTAACCCGGATGAAGTGCGCAGCCTGACGGGCAAACCCGCCCGGGATATGCAGGAGGCGCTCCAAATTCTGCTGGCCGACTGGATGCCGGCTCCCGTTCCGGAGGAGCGCAATATTTTGCTGGCGCACCTGTTCGTGCGCGGCGGGGTGACGGCAGGAAGCGACAGGACAGCCGTCATCGGCGGAGCGGCGGTGGTTGGGGCGCAGAGCATGGAAGCGTTTGACTATGTCGCCCTGGGGCATCTGCATGCGCCGCAAAAAGTGGGCAAAAATGCCTATTATTCCGGGACGCCGCTGCCCTATTCCTTTTCGGAAAAGGATCATCAGAAGCACTTTTTGGTTTTGGATACAGAAGATCTCAGCTTGGGGGAAATCCCCATCCAGGCGCCCTATTGCCTGCGGGAAGAGCGCGGAACGCTGGAAGCGCTGAAAAAGCAGGCAGAGGATCACCCCAGCCAGGACTACCTGCGCCTGGAAGTTACAGACGCGCGCATTGCAAAAGAGGATTATGAACTCTTCCGATCGGCATACCCGAATCTGCTTTTGGCTTATAGCTCGGCCTATGCGCCGGGAGAGGAGGCCGCGCTTTCGCCCGAGCAGGTGGAGCAGCTTTCGGCAGAGGCGATCTTGCAGGAATTTTTGCAGGAACAGGAGAGCCGAGACCCCAGCCAGGAGGAAGTGCAGTGGTTTTTGCGCGCGATGGAGCAGGCAGAGAAAGGAGCGCTGTTATGA